The region CAGGGTGGCGCGGTGTCCTCGCATGCCGCTGTCATGCGGGTGTGGTGGCTGGAGCGTGCGCGACAGCTGCCTGATACCGCGGCGGCGAATCCTGCTCTCGTCGACCCGGCGAGGGACGCACGGCGACGCGGGGGAGCGGGAACGACGCACACCGGTTGCCACCCCGCTCGGCGGGCGTTCGCGCGACTCGCCGAGCCGGCGCAGCAGCCGGGCGAGGTTGCGCAGGCTGATCCGCGGGTGCCTCCGGCCGCCCGTCGGCGCGAAGTGCCCGTCGGCGCCTGCGGGGCGATGCTGTGCACGTGATCGGATTTCTGGGCGTCGGCCGCATGGGCCTGCCGATGTGCGCCAACCTGGTCCGTGCCGGACACGAGGTCGTGGCCCACGACCTACGGCCCGAGCGGCGGGCGCCGGCCCTGGCTCGCGGGTGTCGGTGGGCGGCGGCCGCCTCCGAGGCCGCCGCGGCGGCCGACGTTCTGGTCACGATGCTGCCGGGCCCGCACGAGGTCGTCGAGGCGATGACGGGTCCCGGCGGCGCTCTGCCGGCGCTGCGGGCGGGGACGACCTGGATCGACATGACGAGCAATTCCGCCGCCGCCGCCGAGCCGGTGCGGGTGCAGGCCCTCGCCGGTGGAGTGGACGTCCTCGAGGCGCCGGTGGGGGGTGGTGTCACCGCCGCCGAGGACGGCACGTTGAAGCTGTACGTGGGAGGCGACCGCGAGGTCCTCGAACGGAACCGTCCGTTGCTCGAGGTTCTCGGGGATCCGCGCCGCATCGTCCACGTCGGCGGCCATGGCACCGGATACACGACGAAGCTGCTGGTCAACCTGTTGTGGTTCGGCCAGGCGGTCGCCACCGCGGAGGCGCTTCTGCTCGGTAGGCGCGCCGGGATCGACCTCGGCGTGCTGCGTGGCGCCCTGTCGGACAGCGCTGCGGCGAGCGAGTTCATCCGGCGTGATCTCGACGCTCTCCTCGCCGGCGACTACATGACGTCCTTCGGTGTGGACCGATGCCACGAGGAACTCGCGAACGTGGTCGCACAGGCACGAGCGCTCGGCGTGCCCTTCGAGGTGTCGAGCTCGGTCGAGCGGATCTACCGACGGGCCCTCGCCCGCTACGGAGCCGCCGACGGCGAGCTGTTGGCCGTGGCGCTTCTCGAGGAGGAGGCGGGGGTCGAGCTGCGATGGCCCTTCCGGTAACGCCTCCCGAAGAGGCCTCCACGGCAAGGGGACAGGACCCCGTGCCCTCTGCGGCGCGGCACGGTCCGGGACGGCGTGTCGCGCTCACCCGCCATGGCCGCCGTCAATCTCCCGAGGATTCAGGAACGCGATCGGCCGTCCTACTCGGTGCATTCTGATCCGGCTATGTTCGTTCGGCGGCGAAGAAACTCCGATGGGTCCCGTGCTGTTCCCGTGGACCTTTATCGGTGCGGTGGAGGAACCTTCATCGCCTGGTTCGGCTTTTCTGGGAACGCCACGTCGAAATACCGGGGACGCATGAGAAGACCGGCCCGGGCCCCGTGGAGCGGTCGGTCAGCGCGCACGCCGCCAGAGCGCCCGCACCGCGGCAACCGCGCCGAGCACCGCGAGCAGGGGATGGGCAGGCAGCAGCCGCAACCGCCCATCGAGACCTCGGACCCGCGTCGCGTCCGGGTCGAGACGAAGGGCACCGGCCCCCAGAAACCGAATCTCGTACGGCGCGGGGCACCGCCGGACCGAGGCAGACCAGGACCGTAGGGCCGCCGGCTCCGTCGGCCGAACAACACGCGGTCGAGAAGCCGGCGGCGCACCTCGGCACGGAAGCGGCTCGCACCCGTCCTCCCACACGCTCGGCCGGGCGGTTCAGCGATGGCGGCCGGGTCATTCCTTCTTGAGCTTGTCCTGGGCCAGTCCGGCGGCCTTCTCGATGGTGTTGGGGAGTTCCGTGGTGCCGTAGAAGCGGCTGTCAGGATGGGTGGGCGGCGGCATGGGGGCACTTGTGGTGGGCCCGTCGTGGTAGCTGAACTCGCCGTTGCCGTCGGGGCTGGGTCCCTTGGCCCAGCGGCCCTCTCCGGCGCGGGCACCGTCGGAGAAGTCGAGGTACTGGTAGGAAACCTCCGTGTGTTCCTTGGACTGCGGGAAGTTGCTGGGAACCGGGAGCTTCTCGGCGCCCTCCTCCTGCAGTTCCGCGGCGGCGGCCAGCCACTGGTTCTGGTGCATGGTGTCGCGGGCGAGGAGGAAGGAGAGCAGGTCGCGGACGCCGGAGTCGTCGGTCATGTGGTAGAGCCGGGCGACCTGGAGGCGGCCCTGCATCTCTGCGTTGGCGTTGGCCTGGAAGTCGGCGAGGAGGTTGCCGCTGGCCGTGACGTAGGCGCCCTGCCAGGGGTTGCCCATGCTGTCGACGGGCCGGGCGCCCGCGCCGGCGACGATGGCGTGCTGGATGTCGGTGCCGCCGATGACGGCGGCGACGGTGGGGTCGTCCTGGATGGCGTCGGAGGTATCAGGCGAGAAGTGTCGATGAGTCCTACGAACGCTACGAGAGAACGATGATGTCGTCGGAGACATACCGATCGATCGCGCACCAGACCGTTGCGGAGCTCGGGGGCCGGACCAGCATCCTCGCGCGCCAACGCGCCGATCACGAGCGGCTCGACCGGCTGATGGCCCGGGCCAGGGCCACGGAGGCTGTCGGGGGAGGCCGCACGCACAGGCCTTGCGCGCGGTGGCGCGCCTGGTCTTCACCCACGCGTTCGCCGAGGAGGCCGTCCTGTTCCCCGCGGCGCGGCGGGCGCTCCCCGAGGGTGACCTGCTGACGCTGCGCATCGAGACGGACCACCAGGAGGTCGACGAGCTGGTCACCCGGCTCGATCGCTCCTCGGCGGAGGATCCCGGCCGGTCGGCGCTGCTGGAGCGGACGTTCGCGGTACTGGACGAGGACGTGCGCACGGAGGAGGACGAGCTCCGCCCCGCCTGCAGCAGGAGCTCGGTCCGCGCCGGCTCCGGATGCTGGGGTGGCAGTGGGAGCTGGTGCGGCGGATCTCGCCGACCCGGGCCCCCCGTGGTCTCCCGCCGCCCGCCCGGACAGACCCTGTCGGCGCTGCCCCTGACGGTTCTCGACCGCAGCCGTGACCGGCTCCAGCAGCTCGATGAGCGCACCGGAGGCATCGCGGAGAAAACACTGTCCAGTGTGGACCGAGTGCTGGCCGCGACGGCCGGCGCCGTCGAGCGGCTGCCGCCGATGCGGCGAGGAGAACGCCCCGAGACCAGCCGGTGACCCCCCGGGTACGGCCGGATCCGCCAGTTGGCCGAACGTGCGTCCGGCTTCGTGACGGGTACCGGGGACGCGATGGTGGTGGACCTCGGCGGTGTCTTCGTCGGGGCCTGCGGGGTGGGTCTGGTCGTCAGCGCCGTCGAGCGCGCGGCACGTGCCCGGGTCACAGCGGGACGACGGTGACCGAACTCGTCTACCGGAAGCAGATCCGCCCGGTGGTGGAGGACCGGGCGACGGCGATGGACCTGATCTTCCCTGCCCAGTCTGTCTGACAAGCGCCCCCTGAGCTGGTCCGCACGTCCGGAAGCAGCTCAGTGGAAGTGTCAGTTCGGTCGACTGCCGCGGCCGTTCGCCGAGCGGTGACCAACCAGTCCGGTTCGGCCGGCGCCTGGTTCAGCAGCTTGGCCCCAGGTGTCATCGATGCTCCGGCGCGGCACCGTCACGACCAGGACCCCCGCGGACGCGCTCGACCTGCCTGCACCGGCGGGAGGCGGCACGAGCTCGGTACCCGGCCGGGTTCGGGCTGTCAACCGCTCACCGGCTCACCCGCTACGGGTGAGGCTCGGTCGTCACGGCGTTGCAAGTCTGTGCAGGCGGGTGCAGCAGCCACCGGCCAGGCTCCATCTCGCAGAGCGTCCGTGATCAAGGAGAAGCTTCGATGAGTTCGACGAAGACCGGCCAGTCGACCCAGCCAGAGCGGCCAGGCCTGACGGACGGGGTGGCCGGGGAGTTCACCGTCTTCACCACCATTAATCCGGGCTACGCGGACCAGCTGCGCCAAGTGCTCACCGAGATCATGCGCGGTCTCTCCGGAGGGGAGCGGCCAGCACTGCACGAGATCGGCACGCTGCACGACGCGCGATACGTCATCTTCGATGACGACACGCGGTTCATGTTCGCCAGCGTCTTCGACGGCTCCTGGGACACCTACATCGACGACTTCGCCACGACGGCCGTCGGGGCCCAGTTCGACAGGGTCTTCGCGCACTCGGAGGGGTTCCCCGGCATCAAGGATCCCGGCGTCAAGGACTGGTTCGTCGCCCACCAGGCGCCGGCGCTCGCCTTCGTCAGCTCCTACCCGGACCTCACCGTCAAGCAGATCTGGAAGGACCAACGCGTCAACGAGGCGTTCCAGGCCGTGCTCGACACCCCCGAGTTCCGGGCCGCGCTCGAGGACCCGGCCAACGCAGCCCTGTTGGCCACGCCGGCCTTCCAGAAACTGCTCGACGAAGCCTCGGGTTGAGGACGCGGACTCTCACGGTGCCGGGCTCGACAGCGGGTGGTGCCGGTGGGCGGGTCGACGTGCACGAGGCCCCGGCCGCGAGAGGTCGTGAGGCGGCACGGCCACCGTCGGGCCGGCTCCCTGGTAAGCGGTGTCGGCGACCGCGGGGATCTCGGCGTCGGCGATGGCGTCGATGATCCCGTGCTCACGGGCGGCGCCCATGTCGTGGGGGGCGCCGGGCAGGGGCGGTGAGATCCACACCAGCCGGCCGATCGGGTCGGCGATGACCTGCACGTTGAGCCCGTGGGCCTTGTGTTTGCCCGAGTAGTACGCCCGGTCCCGGCCCGAGGCCATTCCGACTCGGTCGATGCGTAGCAGGGTGCCGTCGAGGATCACGAACGCCTTGCCGCGCGCGACCTCGATCGCCTGCTGGAGGGTTGGTGCCATCGCGGCGAGCAGCGTGATTGCCTCGCGGACGTAGCGGTAGACGGTCGAAGTGCCGATCTTGAATCCGCAGGCCAGGTCGGCGTAGGTCTCGCCCTTGCGCAGGTAGGCGACCACCAGCAGGGCCTGGCGGCCGGCCGACAGCTTGCGCCAGCGGGTTGCTCGCTGGTTGCGGTGCGCGCGCAGGGCATCGGTGAGCAGGCCGAGCGCGCGGCTGGACACGGTCATCCCGGACGGGTAGGACAGCACGTGAAGCTCCTGGTTGGACGGTTTGATCTCGGCAATCGCCCGTCTACCAGGAGCTTCACCCGTTCGTTGTCACGCCACGCCGCACACCCGCTGACCTGCCCGTCCGCCAGGTTGACAAAGGCTCACTGGCCGTCCGCGGGAAAATCCTGCTTGCCGCTGAAACTCGAGCCGGCCGCGCCGTCCGCATAGCGCAAACGGTGTCTGCTGTTGCGTCGTACGTCGTCGTCAGTCTCGACACCCTATTACGCAATTTTGGACCGCTCACTGTGATTAGCAGAACCTCCGATGAGCGCCTGGGGTGTAAGCGTAGAGTGATCACTGATGACGACATTTTCAAGCTTTCGATAACCCAGAGGTCGCAGGTTCGAATCCTGCCTCGTCCAGGGACCCTCGGCAGGAGAAGGCCGGCGTCACGTTTGTCCGTGCACACACCTCCGGTGCCCCGCTGTTCCAGCGCTAAAAGCCGATCCACGGACCGGCGCGTGCGACCACATCCCGAAGACGTGATCCTTTTAAGGGGTACCAAGAGGGCCAAGCTAGGTGCTCTGTGAGCTGCAACGATCCGATTGATCGGCGACCTGCCCGCAAGACTTCAGCACGTATTCGGGCCAGGCAAGGGCGTACCAGCGGGGGCCAGCGGCCCGACCGGCACGAAGATACTGAACTGGCCGGACCTGAGCCCCGGTACCGACCCGGGGCGGTACCGCGACCTACATGGCGGCTACCTCGGCGGAGGCGCCATAAACGGCCAGACCTCGCCGACCCGGGCACCCCGTCGGCTGATGCGCTCGACCTGCTCCGCAGCTGGGCGGCGACAACAAAGACGTCCGCCGCCGTCGAGCGCTCAGGACGATGAAGCGCCCGGTCCAGCAGCTTGGCCCCAGGTGCCATCGATGCTCCAGCGCGGCACCGTCACGACCAGGACCCCGCGGACGCGCTTTACCTGCCTGGTTGGGAGACGCGGCACGAGCCCATTGCCCAGTCGGGTCCCGGTTGTCAACCGCTCACCGCTCACCCGCGACGGGTGATGCGTGGTCGCCACGGCACCGCAAGTCTGTGCGGTCGAGTGTCAGACAGGTGTGCAGCATCCACCGGCCAGGCTCCCTCTCGCACCGGCCACGCTCCATCTCGCAGAGCGTCGCTCCATCGCAGAGCGTCCGTGATCAAGGAGAAGTTTGGATGAGTTCGACGAAGACCGGCCAGTCGACCCAGCCAGAGCGGCCAGGCCTGACCGACGGGGTGGCCGGGGAGTTCACCGTCTACACCACGATCAAGCCGGGCCACGCGGACCAGCTGCGCCAGGATCTCGCCGACATCATGAGCGCGTTCGCCAAGGATCGGTCAGCGCTGCAGCAGATCGGGACCCTGCACGACGCGCGGCACGTGATCTTCGAC is a window of Pseudonocardia sp. T1-2H DNA encoding:
- a CDS encoding NAD(P)-dependent oxidoreductase is translated as MIGFLGVGRMGLPMCANLVRAGHEVVAHDLRPERRAPALARGCRWAAAASEAAAAADVLVTMLPGPHEVVEAMTGPGGALPALRAGTTWIDMTSNSAAAAEPVRVQALAGGVDVLEAPVGGGVTAAEDGTLKLYVGGDREVLERNRPLLEVLGDPRRIVHVGGHGTGYTTKLLVNLLWFGQAVATAEALLLGRRAGIDLGVLRGALSDSAAASEFIRRDLDALLAGDYMTSFGVDRCHEELANVVAQARALGVPFEVSSSVERIYRRALARYGAADGELLAVALLEEEAGVELRWPFR
- a CDS encoding hemerythrin domain-containing protein — encoded protein: MRAVARLVFTHAFAEEAVLFPAARRALPEGDLLTLRIETDHQEVDELVTRLDRSSAEDPGRSALLERTFAVLDEDVRTEEDELRPACSRSSVRAGSGCWGGSGSWCGGSRRPGPPVVSRRPPGQTLSALPLTVLDRSRDRLQQLDERTGGIAEKTLSSVDRVLAATAGAVERLPPMRRGERPETSR